From Xylanibacter oryzae DSM 17970, a single genomic window includes:
- a CDS encoding Rid family hydrolase, which produces MDKYKIISANNKGLFLERLACLYMTVGDFVDMEKLEGRNLQYCKVFLSDAQNQYQELIESELYIDIISKVPHTIVEQAPLNRSKISILIKTSEAKCPFIFNSFRLKAEESTGIDTYTQTRLLFDKYLKSIEGSGMTMNQNCIRTWIYVNDIDNNYADVVNARNDVFAKYGLTSDTHYIASTGIGGRSQIRDAAVAMDFLTYPRIEEKDKRYLQALDHLNPTHEYGVAFERGIRIHTDNTETFFISGTASIDKNGMVMYKGDVIRQTGRLLENIGALLKDGGATMRDINYFIIYLRDISDYECVSTFMDGVYKDIPHIIVEANVCRPEWLIEMECVASKTI; this is translated from the coding sequence ATGGATAAATATAAGATTATATCAGCCAACAATAAAGGGCTATTTTTAGAGAGGCTAGCTTGCCTTTATATGACCGTTGGAGATTTCGTAGATATGGAAAAACTAGAAGGCAGGAATCTCCAATATTGTAAAGTGTTTCTAAGTGATGCCCAAAACCAATATCAGGAATTAATAGAATCAGAACTATATATTGATATTATTTCAAAGGTTCCACACACTATAGTGGAACAAGCGCCATTGAACAGATCTAAAATATCTATTCTCATCAAGACCTCAGAAGCAAAGTGTCCTTTCATATTCAATAGTTTCAGATTAAAAGCTGAAGAATCAACAGGGATAGACACTTATACACAAACGCGTCTACTATTCGATAAGTATCTAAAATCCATTGAAGGTTCTGGTATGACTATGAACCAAAACTGTATACGTACTTGGATATATGTAAATGACATTGACAACAATTATGCTGATGTGGTAAATGCCCGTAACGATGTGTTTGCTAAATACGGTCTGACCTCTGATACTCATTATATAGCAAGTACGGGGATAGGTGGGCGTTCACAAATACGTGACGCTGCAGTTGCGATGGATTTTCTTACCTACCCCAGAATTGAAGAAAAGGATAAAAGATATCTTCAGGCACTTGATCATCTTAATCCAACTCACGAATATGGAGTTGCCTTTGAGAGGGGTATACGCATTCATACTGACAATACTGAAACATTTTTCATATCAGGGACCGCTAGCATAGATAAGAATGGAATGGTAATGTACAAAGGAGATGTGATAAGACAAACAGGAAGGTTACTTGAGAATATAGGAGCTCTGCTTAAAGATGGTGGTGCGACTATGAGAGATATTAACTACTTTATCATATACCTTAGAGACATTTCAGATTATGAATGTGTATCCACATTTATGGACGGTGTGTACAAAGACATTCCACATATAATAGTCGAAGCAAATGTCTGTCGCCCTGAATGGCTTATTGAAATGGAATGTGTGGCATCAAAAACAATATAA
- a CDS encoding glutamate-5-semialdehyde dehydrogenase translates to MELQSIFEKVKFASTELALIDDDKKNVVLQAVADAILSNKESLLKANTEDLERMDKSDPLYDRLQLTEKRLEDIANDMRHVSTLASPLGHVTKHKVLENGLDMKRISVPFGVIGMIYEARPNVTFDVFSLCFKSGNACILKGGKDANSSNFAEVSLIHEILKKYDINTSVVELLPATHEATSEMLNAVGYIDLCIPRGGKKLIKFVRDTAKVPVIETGAGVVNTYFDEFGDMKIGRLIVNNAKTRRVSVCNALDCLIIHKSRIKELPELCALLSISNVELYADDASYEALTGNYPHELLKHADVETYGKEFMDYKMAIKTVLSIDAALNHIRLYGSGHSECIITEDAKNATIFQNRVDAACVYVNAPTSFTDGGQFGLGAEIGISTQKLGPRGPMALEEITTYKWLIEGHGQIRN, encoded by the coding sequence ATGGAACTACAAAGCATATTTGAAAAAGTAAAATTTGCAAGCACCGAACTTGCACTTATTGATGATGATAAAAAGAATGTTGTATTGCAGGCCGTAGCTGATGCAATTTTATCTAATAAAGAGTCTCTCCTGAAAGCAAACACTGAAGACTTAGAAAGGATGGACAAATCCGACCCTCTCTATGATCGTCTTCAACTTACGGAAAAGCGTTTAGAAGATATCGCAAATGATATGCGCCACGTAAGCACTCTTGCATCTCCACTTGGACATGTAACTAAGCATAAAGTTCTAGAAAATGGACTTGACATGAAACGTATAAGCGTTCCTTTTGGGGTAATCGGTATGATTTATGAAGCCCGTCCAAATGTCACATTCGATGTATTCTCTTTATGTTTCAAGAGTGGTAATGCATGTATATTGAAAGGAGGCAAAGATGCTAATTCTTCAAATTTTGCAGAAGTATCTCTTATACACGAAATACTTAAAAAGTATGACATCAATACATCTGTTGTAGAACTTTTGCCAGCCACACATGAAGCGACAAGTGAAATGCTTAATGCTGTTGGATATATAGATCTTTGCATACCAAGAGGAGGGAAAAAACTTATAAAGTTTGTAAGAGATACGGCAAAAGTGCCTGTAATAGAGACCGGTGCAGGTGTCGTAAACACTTATTTTGATGAATTCGGAGACATGAAGATAGGTCGTCTGATAGTAAACAATGCAAAGACCAGAAGAGTTAGTGTCTGCAATGCTTTAGACTGTCTTATTATACACAAGTCTAGAATTAAAGAATTACCAGAGTTATGTGCATTACTTAGCATAAGCAATGTAGAATTGTATGCTGACGATGCCTCATATGAAGCACTAACAGGAAATTATCCACACGAACTGCTTAAACATGCTGATGTTGAAACTTATGGCAAAGAATTTATGGACTATAAGATGGCAATAAAGACAGTTCTTTCTATTGATGCAGCTCTCAATCATATACGTCTATATGGTTCAGGGCACAGTGAATGCATTATAACAGAAGATGCAAAGAACGCAACGATATTTCAAAATAGAGTAGATGCAGCCTGTGTATATGTTAATGCTCCTACAAGCTTTACGGATGGCGGGCAATTTGGACTCGGTGCTGAAATAGGAATAAGTACTCAGAAACTTGGTCCTCGAGGTCCTATGGCACTCGAAGAAATAACTACATATAAATGGCTTATAGAAGGGCACGGACAAATAAGAAATTAG
- a CDS encoding acetylornithine carbamoyltransferase → MKTFINVQDIGDLSKALDEAKEIKNDRFKYQSLGKNKTLMMIFFNNSLRTRLSTQKAAMNLGMNVIVLDVNAGAWKLETERGVIMDGDKSEHLLEAIPVMGCYCDLIGVRSFAGLSDREYDYAETVLNQFIKYSGKPVFAMETATVHPLQAFADLITIEEYKNKKRPKVVMSWAPHCRALPQAVPNSFAQWMNAADVDFVITHPEGYELDPKFSGNAKIEYDQKKALDGADFIYAKNWSCPGFSNPAEYGKIICKDMNWTIDTKHMEWTNNAYFMHCLPVRRGLIVTDDVIESKQSLVIPEAANREISASVVIKRMLESL, encoded by the coding sequence ATGAAAACATTTATAAACGTACAAGACATTGGCGATCTGAGCAAAGCTCTAGATGAAGCTAAAGAGATTAAGAATGACCGTTTCAAGTATCAGAGCCTTGGCAAAAACAAGACTTTGATGATGATATTCTTTAATAACAGTCTACGCACCCGTCTAAGCACTCAGAAGGCTGCTATGAACCTGGGAATGAATGTTATTGTACTGGATGTGAATGCCGGTGCATGGAAGTTGGAAACTGAACGTGGTGTAATAATGGATGGAGACAAATCTGAGCACCTATTAGAAGCTATTCCTGTTATGGGCTGTTATTGCGACCTAATCGGAGTTCGATCATTCGCAGGTTTATCAGACCGAGAATACGATTATGCAGAAACTGTATTAAACCAATTTATCAAATATAGCGGCAAACCTGTATTCGCTATGGAGACAGCAACAGTGCACCCGTTACAAGCATTTGCTGACCTTATAACAATAGAAGAATACAAAAATAAGAAACGTCCAAAAGTTGTAATGAGCTGGGCGCCTCATTGTCGTGCTCTGCCTCAAGCTGTTCCTAACTCATTTGCACAATGGATGAATGCAGCAGATGTTGATTTTGTTATAACTCATCCGGAAGGATACGAATTGGATCCTAAATTTTCAGGTAATGCAAAGATAGAATATGACCAGAAGAAAGCTCTTGATGGCGCAGATTTTATCTATGCGAAGAATTGGAGTTGTCCTGGTTTTAGTAATCCTGCCGAATATGGCAAGATAATCTGCAAGGATATGAATTGGACGATAGATACGAAGCACATGGAGTGGACAAATAATGCATACTTCATGCACTGCCTGCCTGTACGTCGCGGGCTTATAGTTACAGACGATGTCATAGAGAGCAAGCAATCACTTGTTATTCCCGAAGCAGCCAATCGTGAGATATCTGCATCAGTAGTTATTAAACGTATGTTGGAAAGTCTGTAA
- the proB gene encoding glutamate 5-kinase, with protein sequence MRRIVIKVGSNVLTREDGKLDVTRMSALVDQIVWLKRNGYEIILVSSGSIASGRSELKVNHKLDSVEQRQLFSAIGQVKLINLYYDLFREHGIHVGQVLTMKESFSTRRDYLNQRACMNVMLDNDVIPIVNENDTVSVTELMFTDNDELSGLIASMMDAIVLVVLSNIDGIYNGSPKNPSSRVISQVEHDRDLSEYIQEEKSGFGRGGMITKCNIARKVADEGIKVIIANGKRDNILIDLVKNPIGTLHTEFIPNPEAASNVKKWIAHSESFSKGIIHINKKAANVLRSKDRAVSLLFVGVDSIEGDFEEGDIISIVDDKGKRIAVGRSGYDSTEAKKLIGAHDQKPLVHYDYLYME encoded by the coding sequence ATGAGACGGATTGTAATAAAGGTTGGTAGCAATGTACTTACACGTGAAGACGGCAAACTTGACGTTACACGTATGTCTGCCCTTGTAGATCAGATAGTATGGTTGAAACGCAATGGATACGAGATTATTCTTGTTTCTAGCGGGTCGATTGCCAGTGGTCGCAGTGAACTGAAAGTTAACCATAAACTTGACAGTGTTGAACAGCGTCAACTATTTTCGGCTATTGGTCAGGTTAAACTTATCAACCTTTATTACGACCTTTTTCGTGAACATGGTATACATGTTGGTCAAGTTCTCACGATGAAGGAGAGCTTTTCTACTCGTCGTGATTATCTAAACCAAAGGGCTTGCATGAACGTAATGCTTGATAATGATGTTATACCCATAGTAAATGAGAATGATACTGTAAGTGTTACAGAACTAATGTTCACCGATAATGATGAATTGTCAGGTCTTATTGCATCTATGATGGATGCGATTGTTCTAGTCGTACTAAGTAATATAGATGGCATATATAATGGTTCGCCTAAGAATCCAAGTTCGAGAGTGATTTCACAAGTAGAACATGACAGGGATTTAAGCGAATACATACAAGAAGAGAAAAGTGGATTCGGTCGAGGTGGTATGATTACTAAATGTAATATAGCACGAAAAGTAGCTGACGAAGGTATTAAGGTAATTATTGCCAACGGCAAACGTGACAATATACTTATAGACCTCGTCAAGAACCCTATTGGCACACTTCATACAGAATTCATTCCGAACCCTGAAGCTGCTTCAAATGTAAAGAAATGGATAGCTCACAGTGAGAGTTTCTCAAAGGGCATAATTCATATTAATAAAAAAGCTGCTAATGTTTTACGCAGTAAAGATAGAGCTGTAAGTCTGCTATTTGTCGGCGTTGATTCTATTGAGGGAGACTTCGAAGAAGGTGATATAATAAGCATTGTAGATGACAAAGGTAAACGTATAGCTGTAGGTCGTTCAGGATATGATAGTACAGAAGCAAAAAAGCTTATAGGCGCACACGATCAGAAGCCACTTGTACACTATGATTATCTATATATGGAATAA